CTGATATTCACCCGAAATACCAGCCCGTCGTTTTCAACGACCTGGCTTCTGACGTCAAGTTCTTGACGCGCTCCACTGTTTCCTCGGACAAGACCATCGAATGGGAAGATGGCAACACCTACCCCATCATCGATGTGGAAATCTCCTCCGAATCGCACCCGTTCTACACGGGCAAGCAGCGCATCATGGACTCGGCTGGACGTGTCGAGCGCTTCAACCAGCGTTTCAAGGGCTTCGGCAAGAAGTAGTAACGCGTGTCGGCTGCATAGTGAGTCGCAAAAATCATGGCGAATGGTCCGTCCGGGAACACCGGGCGGACCATTCGTGTTTAAGGGTGAAGACAACGGAAGACAAGGTGGGACCCAATGGTTGAAGACCGCATACCAGGCCACGGCGAATACAAGGTACCCGGTGGCAAGCTCGTCGTGGCCGACCTCGCTGTCCGGAACGGATGG
This region of Arthrobacter roseus genomic DNA includes:
- a CDS encoding type B 50S ribosomal protein L31; its protein translation is MQTDIHPKYQPVVFNDLASDVKFLTRSTVSSDKTIEWEDGNTYPIIDVEISSESHPFYTGKQRIMDSAGRVERFNQRFKGFGKK